Genomic DNA from Pseudofrancisella aestuarii:
GAAAATCCTAAAACCATCTATCAAGATGATATGGCTATTTTTGCTTTAGAAAAAATGGAAACCCATAAAATTACTAGCCTTGCTGTAGTAAATAAAGAAAATTCTATCTTAGGTGTAATCACTTTACATGACTTAGTTAAATTAGGCCTAAAATAATAAAGATTTATTTGAAAGAAAAATTAAATTGATTATTAAAGAACGTTACCCATTAATACACTATGATAACCAGCATCTACGTGAATATTCTCACCCGTAATACCAGAAGCCATATCTGAACATAAAAATGCAACCGTATTACCAACTTCCATAATATCAACATTCTTTTTAAGCGGTGATACTGTAGCATTGTAATCAAGCATTTTCTTAAAGTTAGATATTCCTGATGCTGCTAAAGTTTTGATAGGACCAGCTGATACACAGTTCACATTAATTCCATCTTCACCTAACGCTAATGCTGTATATCTCATAGTAGCTTCTAAAGATGCCTTAGCAACACCCATAGTGTTATAACTAGGCATAGCTTTTTCAGCACCAATATATGTAAGACCAACAATCGAAGCTTTTCTACCTTTCATCATCGCTCTACCTTCTTTAGCTAATGCTGCAAAAGAATATGCGCTAATATCATGAGCAATTGCGAAACCTTCACGAGTAACACAGTCGATAAAGTTACCTTCTAGTTGGTCACGAGGAGCAAAAGCAATAGAGTGTATAAGACCATCAAGACCATCCCAAACTTTAGCTAACTCTACAAATAAGTTCTTAATTTCTTCATCAGAAGTAACATCACAAGGAAGAACAGCTGCAGGATTAAATTCAGCCGCAATCTTTTCTACTCTTTCTTTAAACTGGCCAACGTATGTAAAAACAAGCTCAGCACCTTCTCTATGTAAAGCAGTTGCTATACCATAAGCAATCGATTTATTACTTAGAAGACCTGTAACTAATATTTTTTTACCTTTTAGAAAACCCATGTTATTCTCCTTTTTGGATTTATTAAAACTTTTTAGCAGTAAAAACCCATGTAAGGTATAATTACTACGACGCATATAAAGAACATTATAAATAATACTATTTTAAAAATCACTATTTAATCTTTATTGAGGCTATAGAGAAAATGAGTACTAATTATAAAAAAAAGAAGGTTATCACAGATCCTAGAGGTGAAGTAAGCTTTGATAGAGCAAAAGCAGCATGGGATATTATGAAAATAACTTCTGAATTAGTTGAAGGCTATGAAAGACTAGATAATATCACTCCTGCCGTAAGTATTTTTGGATCTGCTAGATTAAGAGAAGGAGACAAACACTATGATGCTACAAAAAAACTAGCAAATAGGCTCTCTCAAGAAGGCTTCTCTGTTATTACTGGCGGCGGACCTGGAATAATGGAAGCTGCTAATAAAGGTGCTTATGAAGGAAGCTCAATTAGCGTTGGTCTAAATATAACCCTGCCTCATGAGCAAAGAGCAAATAATTATCAAGATGCTTCTTTATTTTATAGATATTTCTTCACTCGCAAAGCAATGTTTGTTAAACATTCTATGGCTTATGTTGTTATGCCTGGAGGATTTGGAACTTTAGACGAACTATTTGATATTACAACTCTAGTACAAACAAAGAAAAAAGCATATATGCCAATTATACTTTTTGGAAAAGATTTCTGGGAAGGATTATTAGATTGGATTAATACTGTAATGATTGATAAAGGTGTAATAAATAATGAAGATAGAATGCTATTGCATTTAGTAGATGACATAGATGAAGCTTGTGAGATTATAGAGTTACACTATAAAAATACATATCACTCCCAAGATCACTGCAAAATTGTATTTTAAGGAAAACATGGATATTAATACTGTTTCATCAACAATAATAACAAATGCTTTACCAATTATTACAGTATTTACTGTTCTTATTCACATTTTTTGTGGATTGAGTATTGCAAAAGATATACCCAAAGTTTTAGATAAAAGACTAACTACAATTTTACTACCAAAGAATATATGGATATTAGTTGGTTTAGTCTTTGGTATTTGGGGTATATTAATATATTGGTTAATCCACCACTCAAATATCTCTAAAGGTTAAATCTCATTTATAAATATGTCCTTTCGCTCAAGTGCAAAGCTTGTAAAATCCCTATATATCTTCTACTATAGGCAATAAGCTTATAAAAATAAATTTCATATGAAAATAGCAGTTATAATTAATAAAGACTGTCGCAACTATAAAAAAAATAAAGACTTAATTAAAGAATTTGAAAATAATATCTCTTGTGACAAATTCATAATCAAAGCAAAAGATCTTGTTTCTACATTAAAAAAAGCTCAAATATACCCTATCGTTATTATAGGCGGCGGAGATGGCACTATTCATACTGCTGTACAATACATCAAACCTGAGCAGGTTTTAGGTGTCTTACCTATTGGAACATTAAATCATTTTATTAAAGATGCACATTTACCTCAAACAGTACAAGAATTAATAAAAAGTATTAAAGCAAATAGAATAAAGAATATTGATTTAGTCTCTATTAACAATGAAAAAGTCATAAATAATATTTCTTTTGGTTTCTATCCTTACTTTGTAAAAAAAAGAGAAAAAATAGAAAAATCTATAGGGAAATTGCTTGCATATTTTCCAGCTTTTTTCCGACACCTATTAAGACATAAACCTTTGAATCTCAACTTAGAATATAATTCAAATAATTCAGACATAACTACACACTCTTTAATTATAAGTAATACTCCATACGAGATTAGTTTTCCAGTATCTATTGTTAGAGATGATTTAACCTCAGAGACTATGGGTATATACTATATAAATACTTTAAAAAATGTATTTCAAGCAAGCTCTGATAAAAGCTTCTGGAAAGTTGAGCAGACAAACCATAGCATAAAAATAAAAACTAAATCTAAACACAATATAATAAAGGTAGGGATAGATGGAGAAGTTATTACCCTGAAATCTCCATTAAATATTTCTATCCTTCCTAAAGCATTAAAGGTATTTTACTAAGCATGAAAATATTACATATTTCTGACCTACACTTTGGCTATCATGATGAGCATCTCATTCAAAATTTTAAGAAATTTACTAGAATAGAAAATCCAGATTTAATAATAATTACTGGTGACTTAACACATCGTGCTAAAACTGATCAATTTGAAGATGCTAAGGAGTTTATTAAGGATTTGCCTTGCAAAACTCTTTGTATACCTGGTAATCATGATGTTCCTTTATATAGAGTAGATAAGCGTCTTTTCTCTCCTTTTTCAAAATATAAAAATATTATGAATCTTCCAAAAGAAATTTCTTTTGAAAATGATCTAGTTAATCTAATTGGTTTAAACTCCGTTAATCCAAGATCTGTAAAGAAAGGAAAGCTAACTAGTCTCCAACTTGAACGTATAGATAATTATTTCAGTAATGAAAATAAATGGAATATATTAATGTTTCATCACAACATATCTAAAATTGAAGATCTTCATAATCCACTACATTCTTCTAAAGACTTGATAGAAATTGCTAAAGATCGCCCTATTCATATTATTTGTACAGGACATCTACACTATAGTCATGTAACCCCAATAGATGAAAAATTTCCAATAATTGCACATGCCGGATCTCTTTCATGCAAAAGAAAGAATGATAATTATAATAGTTTTTTTAGCTTTGATGTTGATTTAAAAAACTTAAAAATAACTAAACATATCTATAAAGAAGATAATTTTATAAAAGACGCTTATTGGGAATTCTCAAAATAAGATTATGCAGCGATAGCTAATAAATCTTCTCTAATAATATTTAACAATCCATCCTCACCAAGACAATGTCCAAGACCTTTTATAATTTGTATATTTTCAAATCCTTTCTCGAAATATTTATTATCTGTAACAATATCTAATTCAGCTAGCATAACTCTAATTCTAGGATCAAATTTACCCATAGAACCATTTAAAAGCATTAGAATATGACAACCAAAAAAATCTTTAGGCGCTGATTTCAATAAAATACGCACCGATTTTGAATGTAAAAAGAAAGGAGTAATCATACATAACTTACTAAAATGCCTTTCTTCAATTATTGAAGTTATACATGAGGACATAGATACTACATATATATAATCATAATTATCAAAATTATGTTCTGACAATATTTGCTTTAGTCTTTTTCTAACCAAGATAGGTTTGCCTATATGAACAACTGTAAGGTTAATTTTTTTATTATTTACATCAATAGTTTGTTTAAAAGAATTTTCACTACTATATCCTCTAATAACTAAAATATTCATCTTGCTTTTCTTACCCTTGAAATTAATTTATCTTACTTTCTCATCTATTAATTCTATTTGGTATCCATCAGGATCTTTTATAAAAGCTATTACTGATGTTCCACCTTTAACTGGACCTGCTTCTCTAGTAACTATACCGCCCTTTGCTTTTATTTCATCACAGGTTTTGTATACATCATTAACTTCCATACATAAATGTCCAAAAGCATTACCATGATCATACTCATGAGCCTCCCAATTATAAGTAAGCTCTAAAGCAGTATTTTCATTTATATCTCCGTATCCCAGAAATACTAAAGTATATTTATATTGTGGATTATCAGATTTTTTAAGAACTTTCATCCCTAATACGTTTGTATAGAAATCTATAGATTTATCTAAATCTTTAACCCTCAACATTGTGTGTGCAAATCTCATCTTTATTTCTCCTTCAAATTTGTCATTAAAGCAGGTTTTTGCTATATTATAGCAGATTTTAACTCCCCTGTTCGCAATACCTCCAGGGTTAACAAAACTAAGGATTCTAGAAGTGACAAACTTTGAACTGCTTTTTCTATATACGATTATAGATTTCTTTATAGCGTTTTTAGCATATCGCCTATTTGGCAAAAAAGGACTTATTGTTTTTATAATTATTAGTGTTATTGCAGCAAATATACAAGTAAACAAAGGGATTGACTACTCTGTTTTTGGATATACATTTTCAGCTACGATGGGGAATGTAATGTTTGGTGGAATATTTTTAGCTAATGATTTACTTAATGAAAAATATGGAAAAGATGAAGCTAGAAAAGCCGTATTTATTTCAATATTTGCAGGGCTCTCCTTTGTTGCATTAATGTGTTTTTCAACTTTTTATCAAAGTATAACCTCTGATGAATACTATAAAAACACTAATGAAGCTATGGATTTATTTTTTTCCATTAATGGAGGAGCTCTAAAAGCTATTATAATAGGTAACTTAGTCTATCTAATTTCTCAGCTTTTTGATGTATTTATTTACGCAAGATTTAAAAGCTATAACTCAGATTTAAAGTGGCTTTGGTTAAGAAATAGTGGCTCTACTGCCATTTCACAGCTTATTGATACAACACTTATAACATATGGATTTGCTTTTGCTGGAATTATCCCAATGGAATATGCTTTAGAAATGGTCTTTACTACTCTGCTTATAAAATATATTGTGACAGCCATTAACTCGCCTCTTTTTTATCTAATAGCCTATGTTAAACCTAGTAAGAAATTTATTTAGAACTGAATTAAATCTAACTCTTTTAAAGCATGAAATATTCCATCTTCAAAATTGCTCTTAGTTATTAACGATGCTTTTGCTTTTAACTTGTCAGAAGCATTATCCATAGCAATACCACAATCAACTTTATCAAACATTTCTAAATCATTATTACCATCGCCAAAAGCATAAGTTTTATATCCTTCTAGACCTAGATGTTCTATCACTTTAGATATTCCATCTGCTTTTGTATGATTCTCAAGATAACAATCAACATACCCACAAGAAAAGTGCTCAGCTACCACATATCCCTTACCTAGCGCTTTACGCAAAGCATCAAGATCAACATAGTCTGCCATTATCAATGCATTATAAATAATCGCATTATCTAGATTTTTAGCTTCAATAATTTTTTCTTTATTAACTATTACACTATTATAAAAATTCTTTAGCTCTTTTGACTCTAAACTCTCAACATAAGCTTTATCACCTTCAAACATCCATGGGTGATTATTTTGTTCACAGAAATCTAAAACTCTATTAATAGCTTCTTCTGGAAAAAGTTTCTCATAAACCAATTTATTATCAATTCTAACCACAGATCCATTAGCAGTAACAAATCCATCCATATCTAACTCATACACAGAATTTGGTACAAAGGCTTCAGTTCTACCAGTCGCTATAAAAGTTTTATGTCCTTTAGAGCGTAATTCATTAATGGCATCTATACTTTTTTTAGAAACAACTAGCTGTTTGTTTTCTGGATAAACTAGAGTTCCATCAATATCAAAGAAAAATGCTTTTTTCATATAATCAAAACCTCAATAAAACCTATACTACAACATTACTATCTTGTTCTAATATATTTTTTAACCAACAAAAAGACTCCTAATAATATAACTACTATATTTACGCTTAGCATTACATAGCTAGACAAGCTACTATAATTCACCATAAAAAATTCATTATAAACACTATATAATAGTACCATCATTTGGTAGAGCGCAAATATTAAAAGACCATCCCTATAATGTTTAGCAATTAGTATTAAACCAAATATACTCACAATATCCTCTAATACAAAAACTGCTGTAATGACTGGATCAGCCTTAAACATCGTATAATAGAAACCTTTTGCAATAAAGCACTCTAGCAATATACACATTAATACAAATAAAAATATCACAAATAACTTTTGTTTATTCTTTATACTCTCAAAATCTTTTTTATTATTTCTAATAAAATTAATATATCCAAATAGATAAATAGACATATATAAAGCAGTCTCTACTATTGTATACACCATATAATCATGCTGACCTTGCATATATAAGAATGCCAATATTACTGGAATGCTATTTGCTAAGACTAAAAATAACCATGCACTCTTCCTATTTAGAACAATATTAATAATAAATAAAAAAGGTAAAACAAAGCTTAGAATCCCTATTATATAGGCCATAAGTTTCCTTAATAAATCATATTACTAGAAATAATTTTCTCATATTTCAGATAATGATACTTTTATCAATCACCATTAACTATATTTCTTGAGTCATGTCCTATAGTTCTAGTAATATCTCTAGCTCCATGACCTATAGCATCACCCATGTCTTTAAAATTTTCTTTGATTGAACCATTATGTTTTTCAGTATCAGAACTACTACTAATACTAGAGCTGGAACTATCACTATCATTTGAGCATGATGCGAGCAATATTATCAATATAATAGATATACTTAATTTTATATATTTCATATAGATATTCCTTATGAATTTTGGATGAATTATAGCTATTAAACTATAATTTTGAAAGATTGATTAAAAATATAATTACTGAAATATTAGTATAGCTTTCTAAAAAAGAAACATAGCATCGCCATAGCTAAAAAACCTATACCTTTCTACTATTGCATGATGATATGCTTTCATAATATTTTCTTTACCTGCAAAAGCACTAACAAGCATTATTAGTGTAGATTTAGGTAAGTGAAAGTTTGTAATCATAGCATCTACAACATTAAACTTTTTTCCTGGATATAGAAAAATATCTGTCTCTCCTTGATAAGGTTGAATTTCACCATTTTGCCCAGCTGTTTCAAGTGAGCGTACAGAAGTTGTACCAATAGCTATTACTCTTCCACCATTTGCTTTTGTTTGGCGAATCTTCTCACAAACATCTTCTGGTACTGATATAACTTCTGAATGCATTTTGTGATTATTTACATCATCAACCTGTACTGGCTTAAATGTTCCAGAGCCTACATGTAGTGTTATATAAGCCGTATCAACACCTTTATTTTTTATTTGCTGCATTAACTCTTCTGAAAAATGAAGCCCCGCAGTTGGTGCAGCAACTGAACCAAGGTCTTTAGCATATACAGTTTGATAACGCTCCGCATCAAACTCTTCATCTTCACGCTTCATGTATGGAGGTAATGGAATATGCCCAAACTCTTCCATTAGCTGATAAATATTTTTATCACCTTGCAACTCAAGTAGATACATTCCACCATCTTTTTCTAGCACTTTAGCTAAAGTATCTTGAACATATATTTCGCTTCCAATAACTGGTGAACGATTTGCTTTAATATGTGTTTCAAATATTTTTGGCGTTTTTATTTTCTCTATTAGAAACTCTAATTTTGCACCAGTTGCCTTCTGACCATACAGCCTAGCTAACATCACCTTACTATTGTTAAAGACAAGTAAATCTTTAGAATTTATAAAATCTATAAAATCTGTAAATTTATGATCCACTATCTCGCCAGTCTGCTTATTTAACTTCAACAATTTACTAGCATCTCTATTTTCTAGAGGATAACTAGCAATTAGCTCTTCTGGTAATTTATAATCAAAATCATCTGTTTTCATTTAATAAAATTGTTTTTAAAAACTTTTGGGCAAAATATTACCATAACTTAAATAATTGATATAACAATTTAGGTCATTATCAACCTAATATGCTATTATCCGTAGATATAATAATTTAAATATAAATATTTATGTTATTCTCAGACTTACACGTAAGCCAAGATATTATAGAAATATTAGAAAATAAAAATATCAAAACACCTACAAATTCACAAATTTTAAGCTTTGAGAAAATTTTAACTGGAAATAATATTTGGCTAAAATCACCAACAGGTAGTGGTAAAACACTAGCTTATATTTTACCAATCATAAATAAATTATTAACAGATAAAAAACCTCTAACACAAGTTGTATTTTTTACACCCACTCATGAATTAGCTATTCAAATTAGTAATTTTATAAATGAGACTTTCTCAAATATAGGCATTAAATCATTAGCATTAATTGGTAAAGCATCGATAGATA
This window encodes:
- a CDS encoding enoyl-ACP reductase FabI, which encodes MGFLKGKKILVTGLLSNKSIAYGIATALHREGAELVFTYVGQFKERVEKIAAEFNPAAVLPCDVTSDEEIKNLFVELAKVWDGLDGLIHSIAFAPRDQLEGNFIDCVTREGFAIAHDISAYSFAALAKEGRAMMKGRKASIVGLTYIGAEKAMPSYNTMGVAKASLEATMRYTALALGEDGINVNCVSAGPIKTLAASGISNFKKMLDYNATVSPLKKNVDIMEVGNTVAFLCSDMASGITGENIHVDAGYHSVLMGNVL
- a CDS encoding TIGR00730 family Rossman fold protein, coding for MSTNYKKKKVITDPRGEVSFDRAKAAWDIMKITSELVEGYERLDNITPAVSIFGSARLREGDKHYDATKKLANRLSQEGFSVITGGGPGIMEAANKGAYEGSSISVGLNITLPHEQRANNYQDASLFYRYFFTRKAMFVKHSMAYVVMPGGFGTLDELFDITTLVQTKKKAYMPIILFGKDFWEGLLDWINTVMIDKGVINNEDRMLLHLVDDIDEACEIIELHYKNTYHSQDHCKIVF
- a CDS encoding diacylglycerol/lipid kinase family protein, with the protein product MKIAVIINKDCRNYKKNKDLIKEFENNISCDKFIIKAKDLVSTLKKAQIYPIVIIGGGDGTIHTAVQYIKPEQVLGVLPIGTLNHFIKDAHLPQTVQELIKSIKANRIKNIDLVSINNEKVINNISFGFYPYFVKKREKIEKSIGKLLAYFPAFFRHLLRHKPLNLNLEYNSNNSDITTHSLIISNTPYEISFPVSIVRDDLTSETMGIYYINTLKNVFQASSDKSFWKVEQTNHSIKIKTKSKHNIIKVGIDGEVITLKSPLNISILPKALKVFY
- a CDS encoding metallophosphoesterase family protein — protein: MKILHISDLHFGYHDEHLIQNFKKFTRIENPDLIIITGDLTHRAKTDQFEDAKEFIKDLPCKTLCIPGNHDVPLYRVDKRLFSPFSKYKNIMNLPKEISFENDLVNLIGLNSVNPRSVKKGKLTSLQLERIDNYFSNENKWNILMFHHNISKIEDLHNPLHSSKDLIEIAKDRPIHIICTGHLHYSHVTPIDEKFPIIAHAGSLSCKRKNDNYNSFFSFDVDLKNLKITKHIYKEDNFIKDAYWEFSK
- the gloA gene encoding lactoylglutathione lyase, with amino-acid sequence MRFAHTMLRVKDLDKSIDFYTNVLGMKVLKKSDNPQYKYTLVFLGYGDINENTALELTYNWEAHEYDHGNAFGHLCMEVNDVYKTCDEIKAKGGIVTREAGPVKGGTSVIAFIKDPDGYQIELIDEKVR
- a CDS encoding queuosine precursor transporter, with product MTNFELLFLYTIIDFFIAFLAYRLFGKKGLIVFIIISVIAANIQVNKGIDYSVFGYTFSATMGNVMFGGIFLANDLLNEKYGKDEARKAVFISIFAGLSFVALMCFSTFYQSITSDEYYKNTNEAMDLFFSINGGALKAIIIGNLVYLISQLFDVFIYARFKSYNSDLKWLWLRNSGSTAISQLIDTTLITYGFAFAGIIPMEYALEMVFTTLLIKYIVTAINSPLFYLIAYVKPSKKFI
- a CDS encoding Cof-type HAD-IIB family hydrolase, with product MKKAFFFDIDGTLVYPENKQLVVSKKSIDAINELRSKGHKTFIATGRTEAFVPNSVYELDMDGFVTANGSVVRIDNKLVYEKLFPEEAINRVLDFCEQNNHPWMFEGDKAYVESLESKELKNFYNSVIVNKEKIIEAKNLDNAIIYNALIMADYVDLDALRKALGKGYVVAEHFSCGYVDCYLENHTKADGISKVIEHLGLEGYKTYAFGDGNNDLEMFDKVDCGIAMDNASDKLKAKASLITKSNFEDGIFHALKELDLIQF
- the queA gene encoding tRNA preQ1(34) S-adenosylmethionine ribosyltransferase-isomerase QueA, with product MKTDDFDYKLPEELIASYPLENRDASKLLKLNKQTGEIVDHKFTDFIDFINSKDLLVFNNSKVMLARLYGQKATGAKLEFLIEKIKTPKIFETHIKANRSPVIGSEIYVQDTLAKVLEKDGGMYLLELQGDKNIYQLMEEFGHIPLPPYMKREDEEFDAERYQTVYAKDLGSVAAPTAGLHFSEELMQQIKNKGVDTAYITLHVGSGTFKPVQVDDVNNHKMHSEVISVPEDVCEKIRQTKANGGRVIAIGTTSVRSLETAGQNGEIQPYQGETDIFLYPGKKFNVVDAMITNFHLPKSTLIMLVSAFAGKENIMKAYHHAIVERYRFFSYGDAMFLF